The Sedimentisphaera salicampi genome includes a region encoding these proteins:
- a CDS encoding sulfatase, translated as MQRRTFFKSAGLAAVSLAGLGSGNLLAKPAKKPNFLFLLIDDLGWKDLGCFGSDFYETPNIDALCGEGIKFTDAYAAAPVCSPTRASIMSGKYPARLDTTEWFGGPGGEVPLEKYRWAVNKPLLTADFKESLPLSELTVAEALNQSGYSTFFAGKWHLGAEQRYWPEHQGFDINKGGWEVGAPKGDGYFPPYDNPRLEDGPEGEHLPDRLADETIEFIQSNKKNPFLAFLSFYSVHTPLMAREDLKEKYEKKRKALGLKTEYGSDRNRNIRLTQDHAVYAGMVEAMDTACGKVLDKLKEMNIDDNTIVFFMSDNGGLSTAKWHPTSNIPLRGGKGWIYEGGIREPMIIKWPGEAEPGKVCKKPVISTDFYPTILEMAGLPARPEQHKDGKSLVPLLKGENMDRGPIFWHYPHYSPQGCSPASAIRENEWKLILWYEDSRKELFNLREDIGEKNNLADKKPEITERLFNKLLNWFKEVDAEMPQLNPGYKQ; from the coding sequence TATAGACGATCTCGGGTGGAAAGATTTAGGCTGTTTTGGAAGCGATTTCTACGAAACACCGAACATAGATGCTCTGTGCGGAGAAGGAATTAAATTCACAGATGCCTATGCAGCTGCTCCGGTATGTTCCCCCACAAGGGCGAGCATAATGTCGGGAAAGTATCCCGCTCGCCTTGATACAACCGAATGGTTTGGCGGTCCGGGTGGGGAAGTGCCGCTTGAAAAATACAGATGGGCGGTTAATAAACCTCTTTTAACTGCTGACTTTAAGGAGTCTCTGCCTTTGAGCGAGCTTACTGTTGCTGAGGCTCTCAACCAATCTGGCTACTCTACGTTCTTTGCTGGAAAATGGCATTTGGGGGCAGAGCAGCGTTACTGGCCGGAACATCAGGGGTTTGATATAAATAAAGGTGGATGGGAAGTTGGAGCGCCGAAAGGTGATGGATATTTCCCGCCTTACGATAACCCAAGACTGGAAGACGGACCCGAAGGCGAACATTTGCCTGACCGGCTGGCGGATGAAACCATAGAATTTATCCAATCTAACAAGAAGAATCCCTTCCTTGCGTTTCTTTCTTTCTATTCTGTACATACCCCTTTGATGGCCCGAGAGGATCTGAAGGAAAAGTACGAAAAGAAGCGAAAGGCTCTTGGATTGAAAACAGAATATGGAAGCGACAGAAATCGCAACATTCGGCTGACCCAAGACCACGCTGTTTATGCCGGCATGGTTGAGGCAATGGATACTGCTTGCGGCAAGGTGCTTGATAAACTTAAAGAGATGAATATAGATGATAACACTATCGTCTTCTTTATGTCGGACAATGGAGGCCTCTCCACGGCTAAATGGCATCCTACCTCTAATATCCCTCTGCGAGGGGGGAAAGGCTGGATTTACGAAGGCGGGATTCGTGAACCGATGATAATCAAATGGCCGGGCGAAGCAGAGCCCGGAAAGGTTTGCAAGAAGCCGGTAATAAGCACTGATTTCTATCCAACAATTCTCGAAATGGCGGGTTTGCCTGCCCGTCCTGAACAGCATAAGGACGGCAAGAGTTTGGTGCCTCTGCTTAAGGGAGAAAATATGGACCGCGGCCCGATTTTCTGGCACTACCCGCATTACAGTCCTCAAGGATGCTCACCTGCTTCTGCAATTCGCGAAAATGAGTGGAAACTGATCTTGTGGTATGAAGACAGCCGGAAGGAATTATTCAATCTCAGAGAGGATATTGGAGAAAAGAACAACCTTGCAGATAAAAAGCCTGAAATCACTGAAAGATTATTTAATAAGCTGTTAAATTGGTTCAAAGAAGTTGATGCTGAGATGCCGCAGCTGAATCCGGGTTATAAGCAATAA